AAAATAGATTATACTGGAACTAACTATTAACAATCTTATTCAAAAAGGGGAATCTCCTATGACAGAAAATAATCAGACAGAAGCACCAAAAAAGAAAATGAGTCTGCAAGAAGCAGTAAAACAACAACTAGAAAATAAAAAGAACAAAAATGCTGCGACTAAAGGGAAAATGAATGGCGATACTTCTACAAAAAAAATGAAAAGTCAGCAAACTAAAAAAGCAAGTAATACGCGTAGAAAAATGGGCGTTTAGTGGACATAGCACGCTAGATCAACAATCATTGATAATTCCAGATCCACTATAAAAGAAAAAGCATTCAAGGAACGGCTATGTTCCCAGAATGCTTTTTCTCTTATTAAATCTCTTGGCGTAAAGATTGAACTTCTTCTAGTGATAAGTTTGTTAACTCGATTATCTCTTCATTGCTGTTACCTTTTCTAATCATCTTTCTTGCAATGCCTTCTATACCTTGTTTCATTCCTTTTTTCATGCCTTTTTCTATGCCCTTTTCCATGCCTTCCTGTTCTGCATGATATTTTGCATCTTCGATATTAGCAGCTTCATCTAGCATATATTTGACCCTTGATTGATAAGCAAGAATGGTTTCGGGATCTTGACTAATTTCTTGCCATGCTTGAAACGCTTTACGTATGTTTTCATCTGTCATTGCGATGTCCTCCAATGCATTGTATATATCTTGACGAACTATCTTTTTACTGTCATCTACCATACCTAGCAACAGTAACCACCTGTCTAATTTATTAGAAGGATGTTGTTCCTTTGCCCATGCCTTCAAAAACTTATCCATTTCAATAAAATGAATTTCTAACACATTATCTTGTATACGTTGTAAAGAAATATCGTCATATAAATGATAGGTGCTATGATAATGGGCTGCATTTGGAAAAAAAGTAAAATCACAAATATTAATTGTAATGGTCGGGTTCAATGTATGGTATCCCTTTCCCTTTTGTAACTGTAGGTTGTACAATCTTGACCAATAAAATAAAGTACGTTTAAACATGTCTTTTTTATTGGCTAATTGGATTTCGATATTTATGAACTCTCCATATTGTGTTTTGACAACAATATCTAAACGGCATTGTTTATCCTCTATATATTCGCCACTGACTTCTTGAGTAATAAAAGTCACTTCATTTATAGGTACTCTGCCAGTACGTTGTAAAATAGCATTTAACAATGCGATTGTTAATTGCTTATTTCGTTCACTACCGAAAAGTTGCTTAAAAGCAAAATCGATCTTTAAATCCAATAATTTTAAAAGCGGAACTTGACTAAGTGTATTCAAATTATCATTCACCTCTGTATCGTTTGCTCTCAATGTTCTCGATTACTAGCTTGAACAGTTAAGACAAAGACGTTTTACTGAACTGAACGAATATTTGTATTAATCATAATTCGTAATAATATCGTCGAACAAATTATTATTCCCGCATACGGGTAAAATAACGGTACATGAATAAAACCCATTAAAGTCAAAGCAATGATGACGCCACAAAGCACTAAAATTAAGGAAAGAATGTTTTTCATTATTGATTGCCCCTTTCTGTTTTGCTTGCATTGATTCTGTTACTGCTAGAGTAACTTGCCCATAACCGACATTTCAACCGACAATATTTTTGTCGGTTGTCGTTCTATAGCGGAAGTACATCCTCATCTCTATTGCTAAATTTTGTAACATTCATTTTTTCTAATTTTTTATTATTGAATTCAAGTACCTCATCGCATATCAATTCAATATCTTTTGACATATGGCTCGTTAGAAGAATCGTCACACCTTTGTTCTTCAGTTCAAGTAATAATGTACGAATCTCTCGCACACTCGTTTTATCTAATCCGTTAAATGGCTCGTCAAGGATTAATAAATCAGGATCCTCCATAATAGCCTGAGCAATCCCTAATTTTTGTTTCATACCTAAAGAGTACTTTTTTACAGGTTGTCTACTTTCAGGATTTAGCCCTACCTTTTCAAGTGTAGACTTAATCGTTGCATCATTTATTTTATTTTGTATTGCAGCTAAATAGCGTAAATTATTAAAACCAGAATAGTCATCAAGAAAATGAGGCGTTTCTATCATGATGCCTGTATTTTTAGGAAAGTCTATTTCTTTTCCGAGCGTTTGTCCAAATACTTTTATTTCACCACTATCAGGGGAAAGAAAACCACTCAGTATTTTAAATAAAATAGATTTACCGCAACCATTATGACCGATAAAACCATACGCCTTACCCTTTTCCAATGAAAAAGATACAGCATGAAAAATGCACTGCTTTTTAAAAGTTTTTGAGATATTTTTTACTTCTACAATAAACTGTTGCATCATTTAACCCCTTTCCGAAAAAATTAACATATTTTTTTGGCTAGAAATGGAGAGATAGATCACGCTTCCTCCTATTACCAGTAACTGTGTTATCAAAAAGCGTATGTAAGTTACGTAATCTACTAGTATATTTGCAACAAATGTATGCTGTCCTATTATTATTGGGAAAACTAATTGTAAAAAATAGAGGATAACTACAAAAATAAACCCACTATTTAGTCGGTTAAATTTAATTGATACCGCAAGTTGCACACATGCAACACAAAAAGTACCGATAAATTGTCCAACAAATGCAGGAAGTATTAGCTTTAGAAACATGTTCTCTTGGGGGATTTCTATACCTGAGAACAGTGATTCAGTAATTGGCATTGAATGGTCATACAGCGTAAACGAACTAATCCATAATATGATTTGATAGACAAATAACACCAACCATAGTACAAAAGCGAGGGATACAACATGCGAAATAATAAATAGGTATCGCTTTTCTATTCTTAGCATACTAAAAATAGCTTGCTTCCCCATCATATGCGCTATGTATACATCTACTATCATGGCAATTCCAAAGTAGGGAAGCAATAGAATGAGGATTTGTATAACATGTAGCTTCTCCATTTGTATCATCCCTATACATACTAAATAAACATCTATCGCCGAATAGTTAGTATACCCCTGGTTATATAAAGTATGGAAAATCAAGGTTGCTGTTATCCAGCCTAAGAAAAGGAATACTCGTTTAGAGATAAAACGAATATTGTATCGTATAATCGACAACAAATGGAAAAACAACGTTATAAATTCACCCCCTTAGATAGACGCAACGCAAGAAAAAGAAGTCCAATACTTAAAAGACTTAGCGGAGCCTGTGACCTGAACAGCTGGAACAAAATTGAATTATCTTGCGGGTTCAAATAATAGATATTTACAAAACTTAAATCTAAAATATTCAAAAAAGGGATGTGATGAAAATTTACAATAGCATTAAAAAGCAGGAGAAAAAACATGATGCTCACGCCTAACCTACTGGATTGCCTTTTCGTTATACTTTGCCAATACAAATAAAAACTCCCTAGAAAAATAATTGTCATAAAAAACTTTATCGCAAAAAAGCTACTTATAAGCATCGGTGACAATTCCAAAGGAAAAAACGTATAAGGATCAAGTCCGAATGCGGTTTCGTTGCTCCATGCAAATGTTCCCCCAAGAATTAAAATAGCTTCTATAATAACAACGACAAAAACATAGATAGTTAGAAAGAAGCCATATAAAATCATTGTTTTAATTTGAACTTTTATTATCGTAGCTTTTGTAAGTAACCTCCCCGCACAATAACGTAGGTTTCCTTCATTTGCAAGATCATATAGAAAAATAAGAAACACAGGCATAATGAATAAAAAATAGAGATACCTATTGCCAAAGATAAAAAATAGACCATTCCAATTGTTACTATCAACTGACCAGTCATTCATCAGCAAGACTATGAGGGGAAGAATGAGTAAATAAATTAAAATACATAGAAACTTTCTACTTTTTAAAATTCTTTTACAAGTGATTTTAAAGAAATTAGATACCATTTTTTAACTCCCATTGTCTATTTAAATAAAATGCTACTGTTCCTAAGAAGATTAAAAATAGATGCATCATCACTACATCATTCCCTTGTAAGTCTATACTTGACATGACGTAATAAATTTTAGTTAATGCGAATTTTTCTAGTCCATTAAAATTGGAAATAAAAATATCAAATGTTAAGTAAAGGGCAAAAGAAATAGCATAAACGTAAACAATTTTTGAAAAGAAACTTGTTATCCCCATAGCAAAAATAGCTATCGAAAAACCTAAAGAAAAATGCAAGGCTAAAACAAACAGAATATAAAACAAAGGAGTCGTAGCAAATAAATCTCCTAATAATCCGTCTGGTTGAAATTCAAATGGATAGAGAATTTTATTTTCGAAAAATGCACTCGTCCCTAAGAAAAAAAGAGCATTTGGTATAAATAATGCCAAACCACCAGCAACGCCATTGGCAAATAATTTAGTAAAACGATATTTTATATGCCCCATACGGATAACAGAAAAATAATGAAAATGTCCTCTTTTCTCATCTACAAAAGAGGCAGCGTAAGGATAGATGGCGGCTAATACAAATACTATTTGTGTATAATGGAAACCATTCAGCCAAATATGAAATGTATTCCCCCCTACTTCAAGAAGATGTTTTAGGCTTTCAGGTGTTAAGTCATTTGCATCCCTATCAATAAAAAAGTGTGAACTTAATAGATAACTATAAGCAGAAAAACAGGATAAAATAAACATAATTATAATAACTAAAACCATTCTTTTATTGAAGACAGCACGCCTTAATTCCCTCCTCAGCATAATCATCACCACCTATTTAAAAATAGTAGGCAAAAAGGTTTTCCTCCATGAAAATATGGAGGGAAACCTTTTTGTTAGATTCTAATAGGAATCAGGATTCCAGGCCCCCCTGACATTGTACCGATTATACCAACTTCCATCATCTGTTTGTATGCCCATCCGATATTGATGATTTTGAGCCATTCCTAGATTATTCAATAAACTAGAAGTAGCACTACGAGTTGTCAAAGTTGAGCTTCTGGCATCACCATTGGAATTAACAACTCCAAATTTTGTCCGTACACTCGATTCAATAAAATCCACTCTTAAAAATGGATCTTCGTCTTTTGTATACTTGTACGCTGGAGAAGTATAGACTTTTCCATTGAAAAGACCTGTATTCATATCAAAACTAAATTTAGCATTATATGCACTTACTCCTGTTACCCCCAAAAACATCATTACAGATACTCCTAATACTGATAAAGCTCTCTTCTTATTCATGAAAACTCCTCCTTATTAGCTCAGCGAATATATTTTGATACTGCTGTTATCATATAGTTGTCATCTTGTTAATGAGTGGCTATAAAATTCGTCTTTTATTCTGTCCAGATATAAATTACTATCTTCCCCATCTTCTTGAGGGTAACGCGCCATTAAAACAGGCATTAGCTTATCCCATAATGTGTCCATCACATAAAAATCTCGATCAAAGCTATAATCTAATTTATAAAGAGATATCCCCAGTGCCTTTGCGTAGCGTTCCTTTTCTGGCAATACGATATCCGCAACATTTGTAGCAATATATTGATTGACTTCATCTTGGGAGATACTTACACCATAAATCGCTTTCGCAATTCGTATCGCATCTATATACCTTTCTGTTTCCTCTACAGCGGCTTTTTCCAAGTAAGCATTGTCATGTTTCAAATGACTCATTTCATTATGAACTTTTAATCTAAACTCTGCTTTTCTTTTATCCAACGATTCTTCTACTAAAGCTAAACCACTTTCTTTAGTAGTTTCTTGAAGTTTATGGGCTATATCAGGCATTTCGTCTAATACTTTAGCTACAGCATATTCATGCTCAATCCTCTCCCTACTTACAGCATTTTGTTCTTTACCAAATACAATTTTGCTACTAATGCCGATTGTTAACAGAAGTGCATAGACAGCAATCATAATTCTTTTCTTAGGGCATACAAATTTCTCCTTTCGATAAGCTGTTAAATTAATTTTATCTTGCCCATAACCGACATTTCAACCGACAATATTTTTGTCGGTACCGTCAAAATTTCTGTCGGTCACGATTAAATTTCCTTTTTTAACAATCTTCTAAATACCCTAAGTTCGAGCTTTTTCGCTTCTAGTAAATGCTAATGGCAAATGATGACGTCCAATTAAAAAAACTAAAAAAGTGCCGATGGGACTGACCCCGATATATAAGACAGTAATCAAAAAAGCATTACCCAACCAGTTGTCGGTATTGAACCGGCGACTGGTTGTTTAGTTTCGTTTGAATTCGGTTATTGTTATAATAGTTTATATAGTCTTTGACAGTTTGTTCTACGATGGCCGTCGTAGTACTGTTCAAATTGTCTAAGTAGAATGTTTCAGACTTTAACACAGAATGAAACGATTCGATTGGGGCATTATCAGCGGGCGTACCTTTACGGGACATGCTCATGGTAATGCCTTTTGCTTTTACGGCCTGTTGATAATCATACGATGTGTATACCGCCCCTTGGTCACTGTGCAACGTACACCCTTCGGGCAAATGATGAAGTTGAGCTAATGTATCCAGCACAAAATCAGTATCTTGGCAGTCTCCAATCGAATAGGCAATAATTTCACCATTATATAAATCTTGAATACTTGAAAGATACAACTGTTTTTGACCAAATGGCAAGTAAGTAATATCAGTTACGAGCTTCTGTAACGGTGCGGTGGCTTCAAAATCGCGATTTAATAAATTTGCTGCGATTGCATAAGGTTGTCCTGTTCGTTTCCGTTTTTTCACTTTCACGCGACATTGCCAACCATATTTTTGCATGATACGTTGAACCACTTTATGATTGACGCACATTTCTTGACGTAAGAGTGCTGTAATTTTTCTGTAGCCATAGCGAAATTTATTTGCTCGACAGAGTTCACCGATACGTCTCTCTATTGCTTGACGAGACCTTGCATCGGTTGATGCCTGTTTCCAACGATAGTAGGTAGATCGTGCAATCCCAAAGTGTTTACAAATGTCCTTTACAGACATCATGCTTCTTAGTGACGCAACTAACTGTACTGCTACTTCTCCAACCACTTCCTCTCCAACTCTGCGTACTTTTTTAGCACCTCAATTTGTTGCTTTAAATAACGGTTTTCCAATGCTAATTTCGTTTGTTCATTGTCCGGTTCAGGACCCTTATTAAAGATATATTGTTTGCCTACAGGTTGTTTCAAACGATTGACTTCACCATTTCTATACCAACGCACCCATGTTTCGACCTGTGTTTTATGGCGTATATTTAATTCCAATAGAATCTGTTTGACAGGTACACCCGCTAATCGCATCTTAATCGCTTTCATTTTTACTTCATAGGGATAACTCACTCTTGTTCCCATAGAAAAAACACCTCCAAATTGAAATTTAAGTATCTATACCCGAATTTCAATCGAAGATGCTTTTTTTATTTGTCTATACCTATTGGGGTCAGTTCCGATTTCCCTCGACACTTTTTATCATCAATTATCTTTCATTTCATTAAGCAATTGTTTCTCTTTTGCAATCTCAACCGCTTCTAGCCGTGTAGACACACCTAATAGGCTAAAAAGCTGTGTTAAATGGCGTTCTACCGTACGTACAGAAACATTGCATATTGCTGCAATTTTCTTATTTGGGTAGCCGTTCATTAACATCTGCAGCAATTTTAGTTCTCGATGCGTTAACTTTAAATTAGCATATCGATCATTTATTTTCTCATTTACATAATCTAAAAAATCGGTTGGAATCACAATCTTCTCTTGAAAGCTTAAACGAATTGTTGAGATGATTTGATCAATCGGAGCGGTTTTTACAAGAATGCCCTCCACTTTTTTCTCCACTAATAGGGGATAATAGGAACAAACACCATCAGTCGTATATAAAATAATAATTGCTTGTTCCTGCTGTGCTTTAATTTCTGTCGTAAGTTCTAGATTGTTATTGGTGGCAATACAAGCATCAATTAAATATACATGGAATTCTTCCTCTTGCATTCTATCAAGAACCTTATGAGGATTCTTCTCAATTTCAAAATTAAGATCTTCTATCTCCAGTGACAACGTTTTTAACCCTTTTAAAACAATTGGATGATCATCCACAACTAAAACTGAAATCAATCGTATCCCTTCCTTCGAAAAGTTTTCATTTAAAGTTGCGACACATTTACAGTATCAACCACATTTTTTATGTACTATTTCTATTATTATTTACTTACCAATCTTATTTAAATAGTATCTAGCATTAGCAAAAAAGATCGTTCCAAAAAAGAACAACATACAAATAATCCAACTAGCATGGCTGAATAACGACCACCTAACATAAATTCACTAATCAAATTTACAAAAATAATAAGCATCATCATTACATATAAAGCGATTAAATATTTCATTTTATCCACCTCTAACTAAATTCATCGTAAGTCTAGAGCAATTGAAATAAATACTACCCTCTACATAACTTCCCTACAAATTTTTTTAAACCTATAACATGTGAGCTTAGAAAACACGAAACGAATAAAAAAACAGTCAATTAAAGGGCTTTTACCTTCTCAATCGACTGTTTTCTTGTTTTCACACGCCACTTACAATGTTAAGACATGGGATAAATTACGTTTCCAGCCTATTGATTGAATTGAAATTGTGAATACAAAACATACCTATGTACTTGCCTCAACCTCTTTATAAGAATTAAACCTACTGTAACTTCTTGCGCATCCTTCTTGAGTATATAAAGCCTGCCCCAATAAAGAAAACGAGCATCATTCCTTTTATAATTGGAAACATAAATAGCTTACTTACAATAAAAATAACAAGGATATAATAGACGACCATGGCTATTAAAAATAATGTGAGTTTATTCAATCCATTACCTACTTTCTTTTAATGCCACTTCTATTGCTGCGAGTGCTTTGGGGCCTATTCCATGTAGATTTTTTAATGTCGCTAAGTCGACCTCTTTTAATTGTTGCAATTGTGTATAGCCAGCAGCATTTAATGCTCGAATAGCTGGCTTAGCGACGCCTTTGGGCCATTCCGTCATAGAAGTACCACCCTTTCTTTTTCCGATGAGTCAGCTGTATTTAAGTATGACTACCATAGCCATATCTTAATCAAGAGTTTAAACATTGACAGTCTTTCTTAAGACTTATTATGCAAGTGGTCCTAATGAAATGCAATGATGTACTTAGTTTAGTATTGCTTTATTTCCTGTTCTACTAACTGTAATAACATGAATTGTTCAAGCGCCATCAAAATATTTTTCCCCTTTCGTATCCATTTTCCACCTGCTTGTCCGAGGTGATTCAGACAGATCCCCTGTTTTGCATAAAGATATCGCGTTTGAAATTTCTTTTTGTGCTTTTGAATATTTTTTATCTTGTATTAATAGCAAAGTAATATTCATCGAAATATTAATTTTCAAACGTGAAACATGACGAAAGTTTTTATACAAAGCAATATGCCGTAAAGCAAATTGTTTGATTTGAAGAACTGTTGGTAAAGGGAATAAAAATAAAATGGCATTTAACATATATAAATCCGCTACAAAAAGTTGGTTATATTTAGATAAGTCTTGCCAAACTGGTTCAACAATAGCCCTCGCTTGCTCCAAATCACCTGCTTTAGCTAGAATGATTAATCCATCTAAAATAGTAGAAATATGAATAATCTGTTGATCTTCCCTAGCTTCTTTTAAATAAAGTCTACATTTTTCCTTCAGTCTATAAAGTACTATTTCATTGTTATAGGGTAAACGAAAAAATTGGATGATTATATCATCCCGTTTACTATATTGATAGCCATTTTGAATATAAAAAAATTCCTCAAATGTTATACCTAGTTGATTTACTATCCCATGCATCGAGGCAAAGGTGATGTCCGTATTGTTATTCTCAAACTTTGAATACGCACCCTGTGTTAAAAAATGAGCTGCCACATGTTTTTGCGTATACCCTTTGCTAATCCTTATTTGTTTTGTAATCTCACCATAACCTTTCACGTTACCATTCACTCCTTACAAAATATTCTTTTATGAATATTTTTCTAAAATGATTGAAATGTATGCAATGATGTAGTTAACAAGGGGGTATTTAAATTGATCAATGAGGTCAAGATGGAAATAACAACTTCAACACTTTGGTTAATCGGTACTGGGAGAGGAAGCTAATTTGAAGAAAATCAAACTATTCTTAAAACCACTCTCCCCTGTTTCAAAATCGAGTAACGTACCAAATCTACCTTTATTGTACAATTAGCGTTTTTTTGTTGTCCATTAATAAAAGCCTTGCAAACCTCTTGAAAGAAAGGGGCTTGCAAAGCGTATTAATGGAAGTCAGAGCTTTCGCTCCATCAATTCGAATATTCGATTTTTTTCTTTTGTTCACGACCTAATACTTTTATTGAGACTAATGCAGTAACGACAGTTAGCAAGCCTAATATCCCCATAACAAGGTTTGGATTAATAGAATCTAATAACACACCCGTAAAAACTTGTCCGACTGGAATGGATATTAATAAGGCAGCACTTAAAAATCCAAAAAATCTTCCTTGCTTTTCAACGGGAATTTTTCTTCTATACATTATGCCAAAATAAGTATTCCCCATACCAAACGCTATACCCGATAAAAAGTAGAAAATCGTTAGTACGCGTGGTGCATTCGCTAGACTCATCAATATATTAAAAAACCCCATGACCGCACAACATATAAAACCGTAAATAAATATGCTGGATTGTACTTTCCATTTCATTGACATAAAAGCCCCAATGATTACCCCAACAGGTGAGCCAACAAAAATAAGGCTCCACCATAATGAGCTTACTTCCATATTAATAACGATTACTCGTAGTGTTAACATAATTGCTGCACCTAAAATATTGATAATAGCCGCGCTAAAAAGAAAGGTTTTTAATATCTTATCTTGGAAAAGAATAGACACGCCTTCCTTTAAGTCTACTAGAAAAGATTGTTTCGCTTTAGCTTTATGCTGTTCTGTAATATTTGAAGTTAACAATATAAGAAGAGAAAGAACGAAGCACAACCCATTAATAAGAAAGAAGTTTCCTGGACTAAACACGCTAAATAACAGACCACCTAACGTTGGCGCTAAAACGCTCTCTAGCTGATTCGATGTTTGTCTAATAGCTACAGCCTCCTGTAGCTCATCATCATTGACAATAATTGTGAGCGCAACATTGGCTGCTGGGGAATGTAACGTACTACCAAATGAATAAACAATAAAAATAAGGAGTATATATAAAAAATCAAAATAGCCCAAAATTGTAATAACGGCAAGTAAAATCAATAACAAACAGCGTATACTGTTTGCGACAAGCATTAAATTTTTTTTATATAATCTATCGACAAAAGTCCCCATAAACGGAGAAAGAATCACGATAGCAATTGTACTGCAAGCACTTAAAATGGAAACGAAGATGGATGATCTTGTTACTTCTAAAATCCATAGAGGTAAAATAAAGAGGATAATTTTATCTGCCAGACCTGATAGAAATTGTGCATAAAAAATTTGTGTGAATTGTTTATTAATAAAATAGACTTTCGGAATGAATTTCATACTTACTCACTCCTCGATTTTCTCTACTTCATTTATATTTCAAAAAACTTCTACTACATTATGCCTAACCTCCCTTCCCCCATCATCCTGTACTAAATCTATCATGTTAAGTTTCTTTATTTATACAAATATACAAAAATTTTAACCCATATAATCAAAATATTCCTAAAAGAATACTAGAAAATAATATTCCATCTCTTCTTTCCTCCCACTATAAAATCGTAGGAACTTATCTTTAAATATTCTTTTGCGAATATTTTGAAATATCTAATCAATCATCACTTATTATAAAAATATCAAAATGAGGATATTAGTTGAGTCATCAATATCCAAATCTATCTAGAAGTCAGTTCTTAAGATTATTTGGAGATAAGAAAGGGTGATTGAAATATTAAAAAACGCATTTTAGTTGTGCTTGTTATGTTGTTACTAGCGTTCCTTATAGGTTATTCCATTCAAAAGTTTGCTCGATATGAAGACAGTGCAATTTGGGGGTATCATGCGATTCATTCAACTTCTGGAAAGAGCGAAAAACCAACTAATAAAAAGATTAAAGTAGCGATATTGGATAGTGGTATTTCCCATCATGCTGCTTTAAAAAATAAGATCGTTGCGTCGTATAACGCTATCGAAACGGACCAAGAACCAATTGATGAGTTAAACCATGGGACAGCCATTGCCGGGATTATCGGTTCATCTCATAATAAAATGGGCTTTTCTGGAATCGCAAAGGATAATGTAGAGATTTATAATGTCAAAGTTTTAAATACCAAAGGTAAAAGTGACTTTCAAACAGTTATCAACGGTATCGAATGGAGTATCAAAA
This genomic interval from Lysinibacillus sphaericus contains the following:
- a CDS encoding Rpn family recombination-promoting nuclease/putative transposase, giving the protein MNTLSQVPLLKLLDLKIDFAFKQLFGSERNKQLTIALLNAILQRTGRVPINEVTFITQEVSGEYIEDKQCRLDIVVKTQYGEFINIEIQLANKKDMFKRTLFYWSRLYNLQLQKGKGYHTLNPTITINICDFTFFPNAAHYHSTYHLYDDISLQRIQDNVLEIHFIEMDKFLKAWAKEQHPSNKLDRWLLLLGMVDDSKKIVRQDIYNALEDIAMTDENIRKAFQAWQEISQDPETILAYQSRVKYMLDEAANIEDAKYHAEQEGMEKGIEKGMKKGMKQGIEGIARKMIRKGNSNEEIIELTNLSLEEVQSLRQEI
- a CDS encoding ABC transporter ATP-binding protein; amino-acid sequence: MMQQFIVEVKNISKTFKKQCIFHAVSFSLEKGKAYGFIGHNGCGKSILFKILSGFLSPDSGEIKVFGQTLGKEIDFPKNTGIMIETPHFLDDYSGFNNLRYLAAIQNKINDATIKSTLEKVGLNPESRQPVKKYSLGMKQKLGIAQAIMEDPDLLILDEPFNGLDKTSVREIRTLLLELKNKGVTILLTSHMSKDIELICDEVLEFNNKKLEKMNVTKFSNRDEDVLPL
- a CDS encoding IS3 family transposase (programmed frameshift), which translates into the protein MGTRVSYPYEVKMKAIKMRLAGVPVKQILLELNIRHKTQVETWVRWYRNGEVNRLKQPVGKQYIFNKGPEPDNEQTKLALENRYLKQQIEVPKKVRRVGEEVVGEVAVQLVASLRSMMSVKDICKHFGIARSTYYRWKQASTDARSRQAIERRIGELCRANKFRYGYRKITALLRQEMCVNHKVVQRIMQKYGWQCRVKVKKRKRTGQPYAIAANLLNRDFEATAPLQKLVTDITYLPFGQKQLYLSSIQDLYNGEIIAYSIGDCQDTDFVLDTLAQLHHLPEGCTLHSDQGAVYTSYDYQQAVKAKGITMSMSRKGTPADNAPIESFHSVLKSETFYLDNLNSTTTAIVEQTVKDYINYYNNNRIQTKLNNQSPVQYRQLVG
- a CDS encoding response regulator transcription factor, producing MISVLVVDDHPIVLKGLKTLSLEIEDLNFEIEKNPHKVLDRMQEEEFHVYLIDACIATNNNLELTTEIKAQQEQAIIILYTTDGVCSYYPLLVEKKVEGILVKTAPIDQIISTIRLSFQEKIVIPTDFLDYVNEKINDRYANLKLTHRELKLLQMLMNGYPNKKIAAICNVSVRTVERHLTQLFSLLGVSTRLEAVEIAKEKQLLNEMKDN
- a CDS encoding helix-turn-helix domain-containing protein, with the translated sequence MKGYGEITKQIRISKGYTQKHVAAHFLTQGAYSKFENNNTDITFASMHGIVNQLGITFEEFFYIQNGYQYSKRDDIIIQFFRLPYNNEIVLYRLKEKCRLYLKEAREDQQIIHISTILDGLIILAKAGDLEQARAIVEPVWQDLSKYNQLFVADLYMLNAILFLFPLPTVLQIKQFALRHIALYKNFRHVSRLKINISMNITLLLIQDKKYSKAQKEISNAISLCKTGDLSESPRTSRWKMDTKGEKYFDGA
- a CDS encoding MFS transporter, producing the protein MKFIPKVYFINKQFTQIFYAQFLSGLADKIILFILPLWILEVTRSSIFVSILSACSTIAIVILSPFMGTFVDRLYKKNLMLVANSIRCLLLILLAVITILGYFDFLYILLIFIVYSFGSTLHSPAANVALTIIVNDDELQEAVAIRQTSNQLESVLAPTLGGLLFSVFSPGNFFLINGLCFVLSLLILLTSNITEQHKAKAKQSFLVDLKEGVSILFQDKILKTFLFSAAIINILGAAIMLTLRVIVINMEVSSLWWSLIFVGSPVGVIIGAFMSMKWKVQSSIFIYGFICCAVMGFFNILMSLANAPRVLTIFYFLSGIAFGMGNTYFGIMYRRKIPVEKQGRFFGFLSAALLISIPVGQVFTGVLLDSINPNLVMGILGLLTVVTALVSIKVLGREQKKKIEYSN